GACATCGTTTCCGCCATCACAGGGTACCACCATTATTATCCAGCAATTAAGGAGCTGAAACTGGGTGAAACAGTGTCGAAACTTTGTACTGTTGAAACCGTTTCCCCTTGCCTGTGCGTGGTTTTTTAGTATCTATTTAGCTATACGAATCCTCTTCGTGTGGCGACCGTGCGCCGCTGGGTTTCGCGCCATCGAGGTACACAATGTTCCCCCGACCGACGCGCAATCGGTTGATGTCGCCCCGTTCTTCCATCCGGGAGAGAAGTCTGCTGACTTTCGACTTCGACCACCCGGTTTCGTCGACGATATCGACTTGTTTCATCCGTCCGCGGTTCTCGTTGAGCAGCTTGAGCACGAGTCCTTCGTCTGTGAGGATGTCGTCCTCCTTCTCGTTCTCCGCCGGTTCGGTCGGTGATGGTGGTGGTGTGTCACCGACAACCGGCGTCGATGCGTTTGCATTCGGTTCGTCGTTATCGTGGTTGTTTCGCCAGAAGGCAACCGCACCACCGCCGATAGCGAATCCGAGGAGGCCGATAAGGAACCATTGTAGGCCGGAGAATCCTCCAGATTTTCCCTGACCTCCACCCGTGGTCGCCGTGGACGACGTGGTGTCCGCCGTGCTCATCGGTTTCGGGTCCGTTCCGTCGTCTATCCCGTCACCGTCGCTGTCCGCGTTCCTCGGGTTCGTCCCGACGAGGATCTCCTTTCCGTCGAGGAGACCGTCGCCGTCGGTGTCGTTGCTGATCGGATTCGTCTTCCGTTTGTGTATCTCTTCCCCGTCGTTGATGCCGTCACTGTCCATGTCGGGGTCGTTGAACGCGTCCTTCGGCCAATCGTCCGTTCGTATTTTCGAGACCTCGAACTCGTTCGTCAGACCGTCCTGGTCGAGGTCGCCCTCTTTCGTGATGACCGTCTGATTGATACTGCGGCTGTCGAACGTGGGGACGTTGCTCCCGAAAGTCGGTCGAAGGCGGAAGTAGAGCGTTCGCTCGCCGGTTTTCGTCGCGTTGGAACCGTTGAGCGAGACGGTCGCTTTCGACCCGTTTCCGATCGTCGTGCTCTGACAGTCGAGTTCCTCCGGGTCGCTGCCGGTACGGTTATCGTACAGGCAGACCGAGTACTTTCCCTCGCTCGCGTTTATCTGATATGTGACATTGGCGGTGTATTTCTCCGATTGCCAGACGTACGTCACGCCGTTCGTCGTCGTGACGACGCCGTTACCGGTTCGATTTATCGAGATAATCCGTCCGGTATCTGCCTCGCCTTTCCCTCCGACTGACGCCGGAACCAACGCGACACCGACGACGAGGAAAGCGACAAGGATAGCGCAGATAGACCACCAGTCACGGTTCCGGGGACCGAACATTTGTTTCGACTACGTAGTGGGGTGCTTAGTTCCTTTGGCATATAGTTCTGTGTCAGACAAATGTTAATCATATACATTTATATTTAATAATACACATATTAAAACAGACTATTCAGCGACGATCAGACCGGGGCCTGAACCTTACCGAAGTATGAACTGCATCGCGGAGATCATCGCGTAGAGAC
This is a stretch of genomic DNA from Haladaptatus paucihalophilus DX253. It encodes these proteins:
- a CDS encoding DUF7343 domain-containing protein, which translates into the protein MFGPRNRDWWSICAILVAFLVVGVALVPASVGGKGEADTGRIISINRTGNGVVTTTNGVTYVWQSEKYTANVTYQINASEGKYSVCLYDNRTGSDPEELDCQSTTIGNGSKATVSLNGSNATKTGERTLYFRLRPTFGSNVPTFDSRSINQTVITKEGDLDQDGLTNEFEVSKIRTDDWPKDAFNDPDMDSDGINDGEEIHKRKTNPISNDTDGDGLLDGKEILVGTNPRNADSDGDGIDDGTDPKPMSTADTTSSTATTGGGQGKSGGFSGLQWFLIGLLGFAIGGGAVAFWRNNHDNDEPNANASTPVVGDTPPPSPTEPAENEKEDDILTDEGLVLKLLNENRGRMKQVDIVDETGWSKSKVSRLLSRMEERGDINRLRVGRGNIVYLDGAKPSGARSPHEEDSYS